Proteins from a genomic interval of Equus quagga isolate Etosha38 chromosome 13, UCLA_HA_Equagga_1.0, whole genome shotgun sequence:
- the TMEM160 gene encoding transmembrane protein 160, translating to MGGGWWWARAARLARLRFRGALLPPPRPRSGGARGSFAPGHGPRAAASPPAVSELDRADAWLLRKAHETAFLSWFRNGLLASGIGVISFMQSDMGREAAYGFFLLGGLCVVWGGASYVVGLAALRGPMQLSLGGAAAGVGAVLAAGLLWACAVGLYMGQLELDVELVPEDDGTAAAEGPDEAGRPPPE from the exons ATGGGAGGAGGCTGGTGGTGGGCTCGGGCCGCCCGCCTGGCCCGACTCCGCTTCCGGGGGGCGCTGCTGCCGCCTCCGCGGCCTCGGAGCGGGGGCGCCCGGGGGTCCTTCGCCCCCGGCCACGGCCCCCGTGCAGCGGCCTCGCCGCCCGCCGTATCCGAGTTGGACCGCGCGGACGCCTGGCTCCTCCGGAAGGCGCACGAGACAG CCTTCCTCTCCTGGTTCCGCAATGGCCTCCTGGCCTCGGGCATCGGGGTCATCTCCTTCATGCAGAGTGACATGGGTCGGGAAGCCGCCTATG GCTTCTTCCTGCTGGGCGGCCTGTGCGTGGTGTGGGGCGGCGCCTCCTACGTGGTGGGCCTGGCGGCGCTGCGGGGGCCCATGCAGCTGTCGCTGGGCGGCGCGGCGGCGGGCGTGGGGGCCGTGCTGGCGGCCGGCCTGCTCTGGGCTTGTGCCGTTGGCCTCTACATGGGCCAGTTGGAGCTGGACGTGGAGCTGGTGCCCGAGGACGACGGGACGGCCGCTGCTGAGGGTCCGGATGAGGCGGGCCGGCCCCCGCCGGAATGA